Proteins from one Chitinophaga oryzae genomic window:
- a CDS encoding CinA family nicotinamide mononucleotide deamidase-related protein, which produces MGKITASIITIGDELLIGQTIDTNSAWMAQELNALGIWVHRRVAIGDVKEDILATLAEEAGMADIVLITGGLGPTADDITKPTLCEYFQTTLVQDEATLQRVLHIFESRGLPILERNVAQAMVPASCTVIANERGTAPGMWFEKDGKIYVSMPGVPHEMKGIMESYVLPQLAAHFNTPAVVHRTLITSGMGESFVAERIAAFEAKLPPHIKLAYLPSYSLLKLRLTAFGIDKVTTAAELTVYFHELAALLPDITVTDQDISIGEVLGQLLKERGKTVGTAESCTGGQIATWITAVPGSSAYYKGSAITYANEMKMKLLGVKAETLQAHGAVSEETVKEMLAGALQLLETDYAIAVSGIMGPDGGTPEKPVGTVWVAVGNREKMTTIKYHLRYDRERNTQMTAVYAMNELRKLILE; this is translated from the coding sequence GCTGATAGGACAAACGATTGATACCAATTCCGCCTGGATGGCGCAGGAACTCAATGCGTTAGGTATCTGGGTGCATCGGCGTGTAGCCATTGGCGATGTAAAGGAAGATATTCTGGCCACCCTCGCCGAAGAAGCCGGAATGGCGGATATTGTGCTGATTACCGGTGGACTGGGGCCTACGGCCGATGATATCACCAAGCCCACCCTCTGTGAATATTTCCAGACAACGCTGGTGCAGGATGAAGCCACCCTGCAGCGGGTGCTGCATATCTTCGAAAGCCGCGGCCTGCCGATACTGGAGCGCAACGTGGCGCAGGCCATGGTGCCGGCGTCCTGTACGGTGATCGCCAACGAAAGAGGCACCGCGCCGGGCATGTGGTTCGAAAAAGACGGCAAGATCTACGTGTCTATGCCGGGCGTGCCGCATGAAATGAAAGGCATTATGGAAAGTTATGTGCTGCCGCAGCTGGCGGCGCATTTTAATACGCCCGCCGTCGTGCACCGCACGCTGATCACCTCCGGTATGGGCGAGTCTTTTGTAGCGGAACGGATCGCCGCTTTTGAAGCCAAACTGCCCCCGCATATCAAACTGGCCTACCTGCCCAGCTACAGCCTGCTGAAGCTGCGGCTCACCGCCTTCGGGATAGACAAGGTCACCACTGCGGCCGAACTGACGGTGTATTTCCATGAACTGGCGGCCCTATTGCCGGATATCACCGTCACCGACCAGGATATTTCAATCGGGGAGGTGCTGGGGCAACTGCTGAAAGAAAGAGGAAAGACGGTCGGCACCGCGGAAAGCTGTACCGGCGGACAGATAGCCACCTGGATCACGGCGGTGCCGGGTAGCTCCGCTTATTATAAAGGCAGCGCCATTACCTATGCCAATGAGATGAAAATGAAGCTGTTGGGCGTAAAGGCGGAGACGCTGCAGGCCCATGGCGCGGTGAGTGAGGAAACAGTAAAGGAAATGCTGGCCGGCGCGTTGCAGCTGCTGGAAACGGATTATGCCATCGCCGTATCCGGTATTATGGGCCCCGATGGCGGCACACCGGAAAAGCCGGTCGGCACCGTATGGGTGGCCGTAGGCAACCGGGAGAAAATGACGACCATCAAATATCACCTGCGGTACGACCGGGAACGGAATACCCAGATGACCGCGGTTTACGCCATGAATGAGCTGCGCAAGCTCATTTTGGAATAA